In one window of Anser cygnoides isolate HZ-2024a breed goose chromosome 3, Taihu_goose_T2T_genome, whole genome shotgun sequence DNA:
- the FABP7 gene encoding fatty acid-binding protein, brain translates to MVEAFCATWKLVDSHNFDEYMKALGVGFATRQVGNVTKPTVIISSEGDKVVIRTQSTFKNTEISFKLGEEFDETTPDDRNCKSVVTLDGDKLVHVQKWDGKETNFVREIKDGKMVMTLTFGDVVAVRHYEKA, encoded by the exons ATGGTCGAGGCTTTCTGCGCGACGTGGAAGCTGGTGGACAGCCACAACTTCGACGAGTACATGAAGGCGCTGG GAGTGGGGTTTGCCACACGGCAGGTGGGAAATGTGACTAAACCGACTGTGATTATCAGCAGCGAGGGGGACAAAGTAGTGATCAGGACTCAGAGCACtttcaaaaacacagaaatcagCTTTAAACTTGGAGAGGAATTTGATGAAACTACCCCAGATGATAGAAACTGCAAA TCAGTTGTGACCCTGGATGGAGACAAGCTAGTTCACGTACAGAAGTGGGATGGCAAAGAGACAAACTTTGTTAGAGAAATAAAGGATGGCAAAATGGTAATG ACTCTGACCTTTGGTGATGTGGTTGCTGTTCGCCACTATGAGAAAGCGTAG